The Methanobacterium lacus genome includes a region encoding these proteins:
- a CDS encoding YbjQ family protein: protein MNIRIFTTSTVLGENVTKHMGLVTGESLIGANLYKDMLGEVKGVVKKKQSQYEVQLGEARKIAIDSMMEKAEKLGANAIIGTRVEYNNLGGSMGNTIMVTVTGTAVQVTATENSS from the coding sequence ATCAATATTCGAATTTTTACTACTTCAACGGTTCTAGGGGAAAATGTCACTAAACACATGGGGCTGGTAACAGGAGAATCTCTCATAGGTGCAAACCTGTACAAGGATATGTTGGGAGAGGTTAAGGGTGTAGTTAAAAAAAAGCAATCCCAATATGAGGTGCAGCTAGGTGAAGCCAGAAAAATTGCCATCGACAGTATGATGGAAAAGGCTGAAAAGCTCGGTGCAAACGCAATCATAGGTACTCGTGTTGAATACAACAACCTAGGCGGCTCCATGGGAAACACCATAATGGTAACAGTCACAGGAACTGCGGTACAGGTAACAGCCACAGAAAACTCATCCTAA
- a CDS encoding tautomerase family protein has protein sequence MPMVQINVWKGFEEEKIEYLIKNITQAFVEVDVPAQAVEILVNEVPKSHWGVGGELCSVKFKDVGPGK, from the coding sequence ATGCCAATGGTTCAAATAAATGTCTGGAAGGGTTTTGAAGAAGAAAAAATTGAGTACCTGATAAAAAACATTACCCAAGCCTTTGTTGAGGTTGATGTGCCTGCACAGGCCGTGGAAATTTTAGTGAACGAAGTTCCAAAATCCCACTGGGGTGTGGGTGGAGAGTTGTGTTCTGTTAAATTTAAGGATGTTGGACCTGGAAAATGA
- a CDS encoding DUF4013 domain-containing protein — MSIGEITKDALRYPFSDWKKILVLGIFGVIATLSINELIGTVYLFFDSSASVSIVVLTIIGLLSIFIERGYQFRILKSSLNGMVELPKFNSWMSMLKDGFKLSIVTIVYLIPFVLIYLVLKGPFVAILQLIFKSPIKMSFFTTVGILHLMEFFILFLFINIILIMFMISIANMANNNGKLSAAFKFRQITNKLSSVGWKNLIVWYVLTEFIYLIILFISGIIIKEISHLIIPSAGNALGPLIITILMSLIVISYLYMYLYRSLALLWLKK; from the coding sequence ATGAGTATTGGGGAAATTACTAAAGATGCTTTGAGGTATCCGTTTTCTGATTGGAAGAAAATTCTAGTTCTAGGAATTTTTGGAGTAATTGCCACTTTAAGTATCAATGAATTGATAGGGACTGTTTACCTGTTTTTTGATAGTAGTGCTTCTGTAAGTATAGTTGTTTTAACCATAATTGGACTTTTAAGTATATTTATAGAAAGAGGTTATCAGTTTAGGATCTTAAAATCTTCTTTAAATGGTATGGTTGAACTTCCAAAGTTTAACTCTTGGATGAGTATGTTAAAAGATGGTTTTAAACTGTCTATAGTTACGATTGTTTATTTAATCCCTTTTGTTCTTATATATTTAGTTTTAAAAGGTCCATTTGTAGCAATTTTACAATTAATTTTCAAATCTCCCATTAAAATGTCTTTTTTTACTACTGTTGGAATATTGCATTTGATGGAGTTTTTTATTTTATTTTTGTTTATAAACATAATTCTCATCATGTTCATGATTTCGATTGCGAATATGGCAAACAACAACGGCAAACTCAGTGCAGCCTTCAAATTTCGCCAAATAACGAACAAACTTTCCAGTGTAGGATGGAAAAACCTGATAGTATGGTACGTGTTGACTGAATTCATATATTTAATAATATTATTTATATCTGGAATTATAATTAAAGAGATATCACATCTAATCATTCCAAGCGCTGGAAACGCTCTAGGACCATTAATTATAACCATATTAATGTCCTTAATTGTAATTTCCTATCTCTACATGTACCTCTATCGATCATTAGCATTATTATGGCTTAAAAAATAG
- a CDS encoding DUF4013 domain-containing protein, protein MFTVFLNITGLGNFIAGDIFFGTAGILFNLIGLLILFFIFGYYFRIIQTSLNGASDLPQFKNWMEMFEEGIKIYVVFIVYLIPLVLFTLISGSFEVIVYPAPISQFTSFLWVFISYVFAKEWIIVLLTLYLFIIIPVSYVAIANMVDNNSKLISAFRFREIFSRITKLGLKKLIAFYMAAVIPIFLISYVAIVLGTDVTYLPINLIIAPYLSMFIYRLLALLYISDKESVHASS, encoded by the coding sequence ATATTCACAGTATTTTTAAATATAACTGGTTTAGGTAATTTTATAGCAGGGGATATTTTTTTTGGGACCGCTGGTATTCTTTTTAATTTAATTGGACTTTTAATACTATTTTTTATATTTGGCTACTATTTCAGAATCATTCAAACATCCTTAAATGGTGCTTCAGATCTTCCTCAATTTAAAAATTGGATGGAAATGTTTGAAGAAGGTATTAAAATTTACGTTGTATTTATTGTTTATTTAATTCCCCTCGTTTTATTTACATTAATATCAGGTTCTTTTGAAGTTATTGTCTATCCAGCTCCAATATCCCAGTTTACATCTTTCTTATGGGTATTTATCAGCTATGTTTTTGCTAAAGAATGGATCATCGTTTTGTTGACGTTGTATTTATTCATAATCATACCTGTATCCTATGTTGCAATCGCAAATATGGTAGATAATAACTCTAAACTCATTTCAGCCTTCAGATTTAGGGAAATATTCAGTAGGATCACAAAATTAGGGTTAAAAAAACTTATAGCATTTTATATGGCGGCAGTAATTCCAATATTTCTAATTTCGTATGTTGCAATTGTACTCGGAACAGATGTTACATATCTCCCAATTAATCTAATAATAGCCCCTTATCTTTCAATGTTCATTTATAGGCTATTGGCATTGTTGTACATATCCGATAAAGAATCAGTTCATGCTTCAAGTTAA
- a CDS encoding PAS domain-containing sensor histidine kinase has protein sequence MTVSSKTNGTVDCLEFEQVFNALSGCKLILKTDTPNFTTVGVTDAYLERTRIVKRDIIGKSFFEILKRNSKPNEVKKLRSSLLKCVNNGAETKVKIISNDSECSLSNGTGMMRCSNVPVVVDGNVKYIIHEVRNLESPKKNENIDLKGSHSLKLLDDLEKIDSFDALKSYDERFKRLYESGLFYESGLFGVIYWNMDHKIVDANDKFLEMVGYTRKDLEDGNLNWFEMTPAEYRYTDENSIKELRSFGANQTPFEKVYTRKDGTQMPIIIACAMLDEACYNGVALILDITKRKDMEKALKKSEMEYKHLVNCAPTAIFEIDFEGPSFKNVNEAFCNLLSCSKKDILSKNPLDILDKKSRADFKEKISLAKAGEKIDEDIEYQFVDSKGRLIWVLLNIKLIYSADKLDGALLVGHNITERKQVENLKQKLFDQEKKLTEKLQASNEMLISTTNKLQLTNEELVTAQTNLKNLVNQLMISNKELEQFAYVASHDLQEPLRMVSSFTQLLERRYKGKLDDNADEYIDFIVEGAQRMKNLIDDLLSYSRLNNRTAKFQWIDLNDCLNVVQLDLKSSINESNATIQYDNLPEIKGDPMQIKQLLQNLIGNAIKFQGQDHVKINITCQKFDDHWLITVGDNGIGIDPKYHDQIFDIFKRLHTRKEYEGTGMGLSICKRIIERHNGNIWVESELGKGATFCFTISENADELLKP, from the coding sequence TTGACAGTTTCAAGTAAAACTAATGGGACAGTTGATTGTTTGGAATTTGAACAGGTTTTTAATGCCTTGTCTGGATGCAAATTAATACTTAAAACTGATACTCCAAATTTCACCACTGTTGGTGTGACTGATGCTTATCTTGAAAGAACCAGAATAGTGAAAAGAGATATTATCGGAAAAAGCTTTTTTGAAATTTTGAAAAGAAATTCTAAACCTAATGAGGTAAAAAAACTTAGATCATCCCTTTTAAAATGTGTCAATAATGGGGCTGAAACCAAGGTTAAGATCATCAGTAACGACTCCGAATGTTCACTGAGTAATGGTACAGGTATGATGCGCTGTAGTAACGTTCCTGTTGTTGTGGATGGAAATGTCAAATATATCATTCACGAAGTAAGAAACCTGGAAAGTCCCAAGAAAAATGAAAATATCGATTTAAAAGGATCCCACAGCTTAAAATTATTGGATGATCTAGAAAAAATTGATAGTTTTGATGCTTTGAAATCCTACGATGAGAGGTTTAAAAGATTGTATGAATCTGGTTTGTTTTATGAATCAGGGCTTTTCGGTGTCATATATTGGAACATGGATCATAAAATTGTTGATGCAAACGACAAGTTCCTGGAGATGGTGGGCTACACAAGAAAAGATCTTGAGGATGGAAACTTAAACTGGTTTGAAATGACACCTGCAGAGTACAGGTACACCGATGAAAATTCCATAAAGGAACTCAGATCCTTTGGAGCCAATCAAACTCCATTTGAAAAGGTTTACACAAGAAAGGACGGTACACAGATGCCCATAATCATAGCCTGTGCCATGCTTGATGAAGCCTGTTACAATGGAGTGGCCCTCATTTTAGACATTACCAAAAGAAAAGATATGGAGAAGGCCCTCAAAAAAAGTGAAATGGAATACAAACATCTGGTGAACTGTGCACCCACAGCAATATTTGAAATAGACTTTGAAGGTCCGAGCTTTAAAAATGTGAATGAAGCATTCTGCAACCTTTTAAGCTGTTCAAAAAAGGATATTCTGAGCAAAAATCCACTGGATATTTTAGACAAGAAAAGCCGGGCTGACTTCAAAGAAAAGATATCACTGGCTAAAGCTGGGGAAAAGATCGATGAAGATATCGAGTATCAATTTGTTGATAGTAAAGGCAGGTTAATTTGGGTTCTTTTGAACATTAAATTGATCTACAGTGCAGATAAGCTTGACGGAGCACTTCTTGTTGGGCACAATATTACAGAGAGGAAACAGGTGGAAAATCTCAAGCAAAAACTCTTTGATCAAGAAAAGAAGCTTACTGAAAAGCTTCAGGCCTCCAATGAAATGTTGATATCCACCACAAACAAGCTTCAGCTGACCAATGAAGAGTTGGTTACTGCACAGACCAATCTGAAAAACCTTGTAAATCAATTGATGATCTCCAACAAGGAACTGGAACAGTTTGCATACGTTGCAAGCCACGATCTTCAAGAACCACTGAGGATGGTTTCAAGTTTTACCCAACTTTTAGAGAGACGTTACAAGGGTAAATTAGATGATAATGCCGATGAATATATTGATTTTATTGTTGAAGGTGCGCAGAGGATGAAAAACTTGATCGATGACTTGTTATCCTACTCCAGATTAAACAACAGAACAGCGAAGTTTCAGTGGATTGATTTGAATGATTGTTTAAATGTGGTTCAGTTGGACCTTAAATCCTCAATCAACGAATCAAACGCCACAATCCAATATGATAATCTGCCTGAAATAAAGGGAGATCCCATGCAAATTAAACAGCTTTTACAAAATTTAATTGGAAATGCCATTAAGTTTCAGGGTCAGGACCATGTAAAAATCAATATTACCTGCCAAAAATTTGATGATCACTGGTTAATAACTGTAGGTGACAATGGAATAGGTATCGACCCCAAGTATCATGACCAGATATTTGACATCTTCAAAAGACTGCACACAAGAAAAGAATATGAAGGCACTGGTATGGGTTTATCCATCTGTAAAAGAATTATAGAAAGACACAACGGTAACATATGGGTGGAATCAGAACTTGGAAAGGGTGCAACCTTCTGCTTCACAATTTCAGAAAATGCAGATGAACTCCTGAAACCATGA
- a CDS encoding putative quinol monooxygenase has product MIYLMAIQKVEDFDKWKKVFEEHSTQRRVRGSKGAEILRDSNNPNEIVVITKWEDEDTAKKFSSSHDLKNVMKKAGVVGFPELKFLDEINQTEH; this is encoded by the coding sequence ATGATCTATCTAATGGCCATTCAGAAGGTTGAAGATTTTGATAAATGGAAAAAAGTTTTTGAGGAACACAGCACCCAAAGAAGGGTTAGGGGTTCTAAAGGAGCTGAAATACTCAGAGATTCTAATAATCCCAATGAAATTGTGGTTATCACAAAATGGGAAGATGAAGATACTGCAAAAAAATTCTCCAGTTCACATGATCTGAAAAACGTGATGAAAAAAGCTGGAGTTGTGGGATTTCCAGAACTTAAGTTTTTAGATGAGATAAACCAAACAGAACACTAA
- a CDS encoding cupin domain-containing protein, which translates to MSSIPDVMDVAKSGYNLLLENNRVRVLEIRLKPGEKSPMHNHPNDHVIYVVKDAEFKLYFPNGNTEVFKLVEGQVKWIKAGSHQTENVGSTEGHCIVVETKN; encoded by the coding sequence ATGAGTAGTATTCCTGATGTGATGGACGTAGCAAAAAGTGGATATAACCTTCTTCTAGAAAATAATAGGGTTAGAGTCCTAGAGATTAGATTAAAACCCGGTGAAAAGTCTCCTATGCACAACCATCCAAATGATCATGTGATATACGTTGTGAAGGATGCAGAGTTTAAGTTGTACTTTCCAAATGGTAACACCGAAGTTTTTAAACTGGTGGAAGGACAGGTTAAATGGATAAAAGCTGGATCCCACCAAACAGAAAATGTTGGTTCAACAGAGGGCCACTGCATCGTTGTTGAAACCAAGAACTGA
- a CDS encoding PAS domain S-box protein has protein sequence MSDVSKEFLINYRTIFKSSPDAVIITLPDGTISYANSAAEKLFGYTQREICEIGRSGIVDTTDPNLDLILAEREKTGKYQGELIHIKKDGTKFTAEISANSFKDDKGVKRNLITIRDITERKIDENRIKFQALLLSKVNDAVFGLDMNFRIVYLNWGAKKMFSYTQEEVLGRNPYELLQTNINLDIPPQEPVLNGRTSTLVGVKDKNGKNLVVEQNTTKITSDSTTTTGYVVIYHDMTDYKMAENIAQNTLKRLYSILSNIRASVLLVTNDNSIEYLNPAFCDYFHLNEQPEDLIGISDKNMIEKIKNSYRDPEAEIARIKEITSTMKPVSGEEVTMKTGETCIRDFIPITMDGKSYGRLWLHLDISERKKVEENKQNLLESREKLTEKLQASNQELVSLTQKLQITNQIVEANRDELLTVNRALKESEEKFSKAFHANTTSVSISDLDGYFSDVNHSYTQLTGYSRSELVGNRSVDLGIIRLEDRERFQRELVDKGSVKSMKLEIYTKSGDKRIVITDAETIEVEGEIKIITFNFDMTERIQIMKEKEKLLKYVQRKKGELSTLIENIVDEVWFCDAQGNIILANASARNFQAKLDANDPDVLDEVISAVDTYSSDGSIRLKSGSPLYRALKGEVLEDFEEDVVVPKTGEKLNRHVTSAPIKDDKGVITGAVAVVRDTTKRKETEDRLINTLKERNQLNRILVALRKSSFAMMHAVDEDFYLNEVCRIIIEECGHSMVWIGYTDEETKKVVPVAYSGFEEDYLKNLNFTWDDTKYGNGPTGKAIRTGKPCMCEDMLVDPKFKPWRKEALKRGYASSIVFPLIYNKTVFGALTIYSPETNPFSEEEKKLLQELANDISFGITTLRLQRAHKKAETALRNSLMDLKRSNAELEQFAYITSHDLREPLRMITSFLQLLERRYKNELDSDAHEFIDYAVNGAKRLDTMINDILIYSRVAKKKRALERVDMNTVLKKTCINLKTAIDENNARIIYNHLPTVMADENLMVQLFQNLIGNSIKYKGESEPEIRITSLKKGSEWLFCVKDNGIGISEEYLEKIFVVFQRLHTDQEYEGTGIGLAIAQKIVHQHGGIIWVKSKLGDGAKFCFTLPTEPEHTQLI, from the coding sequence ATGTCTGATGTTTCAAAAGAATTCCTAATAAATTATAGAACTATTTTTAAATCCAGTCCTGATGCTGTAATAATTACACTGCCCGATGGGACTATATCCTATGCAAATTCAGCTGCAGAGAAATTGTTTGGTTATACTCAAAGGGAGATTTGTGAAATTGGAAGATCCGGAATAGTGGACACCACAGATCCGAATTTAGATTTGATACTCGCAGAAAGGGAAAAAACAGGGAAGTACCAAGGCGAACTCATACATATAAAAAAGGATGGAACCAAATTTACTGCTGAAATATCTGCCAATTCTTTTAAGGATGATAAAGGTGTCAAACGCAACTTAATAACTATTCGGGACATTACTGAACGGAAAATCGATGAAAATAGGATTAAATTTCAAGCACTTCTTTTAAGTAAAGTAAATGATGCAGTTTTTGGGTTGGACATGAATTTTAGGATTGTTTACCTCAATTGGGGTGCTAAGAAAATGTTTAGTTACACACAAGAAGAAGTTCTGGGAAGAAATCCCTACGAACTACTCCAAACAAACATAAATCTTGACATCCCACCCCAAGAACCTGTATTAAATGGAAGAACCAGCACACTTGTTGGAGTCAAAGATAAAAATGGAAAAAATTTGGTTGTTGAACAGAACACAACTAAAATAACTTCAGATTCCACTACCACAACTGGTTACGTGGTCATCTACCATGATATGACAGATTATAAAATGGCAGAGAACATCGCCCAAAATACCTTAAAACGTTTATACAGTATTTTATCAAATATAAGGGCCAGCGTTTTACTTGTGACCAATGATAACAGTATCGAATACTTAAATCCCGCTTTTTGTGATTACTTCCACCTTAATGAACAGCCAGAGGATTTGATTGGAATCTCTGACAAAAACATGATCGAGAAGATCAAAAACAGCTACAGAGATCCTGAAGCAGAGATTGCACGTATAAAAGAAATTACAAGTACAATGAAACCAGTTTCAGGCGAGGAAGTGACTATGAAAACTGGGGAAACCTGTATTAGGGATTTTATTCCCATAACAATGGATGGCAAATCCTATGGAAGGTTGTGGCTTCACCTGGATATCAGCGAACGTAAAAAGGTGGAAGAAAATAAACAGAATCTTCTTGAAAGCAGGGAAAAACTCACTGAAAAGCTTCAAGCCTCCAATCAAGAGCTTGTTTCCCTCACACAAAAACTCCAAATTACCAACCAAATAGTGGAAGCAAATAGAGACGAACTTTTAACAGTGAACCGTGCCCTTAAGGAAAGTGAAGAAAAATTTTCAAAAGCATTTCATGCGAACACAACATCTGTATCCATAAGCGACCTGGATGGGTACTTCTCAGATGTTAATCATAGCTACACCCAACTTACAGGGTACAGCAGATCAGAACTCGTTGGTAACAGATCAGTTGATCTTGGGATCATAAGATTAGAAGATCGTGAAAGATTCCAAAGGGAATTGGTGGACAAAGGTTCTGTAAAAAGCATGAAGCTTGAAATTTATACGAAATCCGGTGATAAACGTATCGTTATCACCGATGCTGAAACCATTGAAGTGGAAGGGGAAATCAAGATCATCACATTTAACTTCGATATGACAGAACGTATCCAGATAATGAAGGAAAAAGAAAAGTTATTGAAGTATGTTCAACGAAAGAAAGGGGAGTTATCAACCCTTATAGAAAATATTGTGGATGAAGTATGGTTTTGTGATGCTCAAGGCAATATTATACTTGCAAATGCTTCAGCAAGAAATTTCCAAGCAAAACTCGATGCAAATGATCCTGATGTCCTCGATGAAGTAATTTCTGCCGTGGATACATACAGTTCAGATGGATCAATACGTTTAAAAAGTGGTTCGCCATTGTACAGGGCTTTGAAAGGCGAAGTTTTAGAAGATTTTGAGGAAGATGTGGTTGTACCAAAAACTGGGGAAAAACTAAACCGCCATGTGACATCTGCACCCATCAAAGATGATAAAGGCGTGATAACTGGGGCAGTTGCAGTTGTGCGTGACACAACCAAACGAAAAGAAACTGAAGACAGATTAATTAACACCTTAAAAGAACGTAATCAGTTGAACAGAATACTTGTAGCCCTTAGAAAAAGTAGTTTTGCCATGATGCATGCTGTGGATGAAGACTTCTACTTAAACGAAGTATGTAGGATAATAATTGAAGAATGCGGACATTCAATGGTGTGGATAGGTTACACAGATGAAGAAACTAAGAAGGTTGTTCCTGTTGCCTACTCAGGTTTTGAAGAGGACTACCTTAAAAATCTGAACTTCACATGGGACGACACCAAGTATGGAAATGGACCTACAGGCAAAGCCATAAGAACAGGCAAACCATGCATGTGCGAAGACATGCTCGTGGATCCAAAATTTAAACCCTGGAGAAAGGAAGCTTTAAAACGTGGTTATGCTTCTTCAATTGTGTTTCCGTTGATATACAACAAGACTGTCTTTGGTGCCCTCACCATTTACTCCCCTGAAACCAACCCATTTTCAGAGGAAGAAAAAAAATTACTCCAAGAACTTGCCAATGATATCTCATTTGGAATAACCACCTTAAGACTTCAAAGGGCACATAAGAAAGCAGAAACTGCATTGAGAAACAGTTTAATGGATCTCAAACGTTCAAATGCCGAACTTGAACAGTTTGCATACATTACTTCCCACGACCTCAGAGAACCACTTCGAATGATCACCAGTTTTTTACAGCTTTTAGAGAGAAGATATAAGAATGAGCTCGACAGTGATGCCCATGAATTCATTGATTACGCAGTGAATGGTGCCAAAAGGTTGGACACCATGATCAACGATATTTTAATATATTCTAGGGTGGCCAAGAAAAAACGGGCTTTGGAACGAGTGGATATGAACACCGTACTCAAAAAAACATGCATAAATTTGAAGACCGCAATCGATGAAAACAACGCCAGAATAATTTACAATCATCTTCCCACTGTAATGGCAGATGAAAATCTAATGGTTCAACTTTTCCAGAATCTCATAGGTAATTCTATTAAATATAAGGGTGAATCTGAACCTGAAATCCGTATTACATCGTTAAAAAAAGGTTCAGAATGGCTGTTCTGTGTTAAAGATAATGGAATTGGTATTTCAGAGGAGTATCTTGAGAAAATATTTGTTGTGTTCCAGAGGTTACACACGGATCAAGAGTATGAAGGAACAGGTATTGGTCTGGCCATAGCCCAAAAAATTGTACATCAACATGGTGGAATCATATGGGTCAAATCCAAACTCGGAGATGGTGCAAAATTCTGCTTCACCCTACCAACAGAACCTGAACACACCCAATTAATCTAA